In Flavobacterium sp. N1736, the following are encoded in one genomic region:
- a CDS encoding DUF1599 domain-containing protein, with translation MKNTSLEFDNVIAVCRTLFINKMKDYGSAWRILRLPSLTDQIFIKAQRIRSLQENEIRKVDEDEKGEFIGIINYSIMALIQLELGVVEQPDLDVEKATELYDAKVKLTKELMLAKNHDYGEAWRDMRVSSLTDLILQKLLRVKQIEDNKGKTLVSEGIDANYQDMINYAVFALILNPIK, from the coding sequence ATGAAGAATACTTCCCTTGAATTTGATAATGTAATTGCGGTTTGCCGTACTTTATTTATCAATAAAATGAAAGATTATGGTAGTGCATGGCGTATTTTGAGACTGCCTTCGCTTACTGATCAAATATTCATAAAAGCACAAAGAATTAGAAGTTTACAGGAAAACGAAATCCGTAAAGTTGATGAAGATGAAAAAGGAGAATTTATCGGCATCATCAATTATTCGATTATGGCTCTAATTCAGTTAGAATTGGGCGTTGTTGAGCAGCCTGATCTTGATGTAGAAAAAGCAACTGAATTATACGATGCTAAAGTTAAATTAACCAAAGAGTTAATGCTTGCCAAAAATCATGATTACGGTGAAGCCTGGCGCGACATGCGTGTGAGTTCCCTAACCGATTTGATTTTGCAAAAATTACTTCGCGTAAAACAAATAGAAGACAATAAAGGTAAAACTTTAGTTTCTGAAGGCATCGACGCTAATTATCAGGATATGATTAATTATGCTGTTTTTGCACTTATTCTTAATCCAATAAAATAA
- a CDS encoding sterol desaturase family protein: protein MEEYGKILIIATPIFLILIIIEKIYGIYKKEDTAPLIDSVSSISSGITNSVKDVLGLSLTFISYEWLVSKIAVFHLEASVLSFCIAFFVIDFYGYWSHRLAHQINFLWNKHAIHHSSEEFNLACALRQPIASLVNLFTFLLIPAALLGVPATVIAITLPLHLFLQFWYHTKHIKKMGFIEHILVTPSHHRVHHAINPEYLDKNHSQIFIFWDKLFGTFQAELDDVPPVFGITRPAQTWNPIKINFQHLTLLIKDAWRAEKWKDKLTIWFKPTGWRPENFEEKYPVHKIENVYNFEKYGTQNSQKLIYWSVAQMLITLLFVTYLFDNIAKIGLPNIFVYGFFILITIYSYSELMDKSKYAVFWEGFRFIIAIAIILYYGDWFGLNQLFSFANYIILSYLSFSFITTIYFVIIDFKTLPPSPTINF, encoded by the coding sequence ATGGAAGAATACGGAAAGATATTAATTATCGCTACGCCTATTTTTTTAATTTTAATTATAATTGAAAAAATATACGGCATCTATAAAAAAGAAGATACTGCTCCTTTAATCGACAGTGTATCAAGCATAAGTTCCGGAATTACTAATTCTGTAAAGGATGTTTTGGGTTTAAGTCTGACTTTTATTTCTTATGAATGGCTGGTTTCTAAAATTGCCGTTTTTCATCTTGAAGCTTCTGTTTTATCCTTTTGTATTGCTTTTTTTGTTATTGATTTTTACGGCTATTGGAGTCATCGACTGGCACATCAAATCAATTTTCTCTGGAACAAACATGCGATTCATCACAGCAGCGAAGAATTTAATTTAGCCTGTGCGCTGCGTCAACCTATTGCGAGTCTGGTTAATTTGTTTACTTTTTTATTGATTCCGGCTGCCTTATTGGGCGTTCCTGCAACTGTAATTGCGATTACTTTGCCTTTGCATTTATTTTTACAGTTTTGGTATCATACGAAACACATCAAAAAAATGGGTTTTATAGAACACATTTTGGTTACTCCGTCACATCATCGTGTTCACCACGCAATAAATCCTGAATATTTAGATAAAAACCATTCGCAGATTTTTATTTTTTGGGATAAACTTTTTGGTACTTTTCAAGCTGAGCTGGATGATGTTCCGCCTGTTTTTGGTATTACAAGACCGGCACAAACCTGGAATCCTATAAAAATTAATTTTCAGCATCTTACCTTATTAATTAAAGATGCCTGGCGAGCCGAAAAATGGAAAGACAAACTCACTATTTGGTTTAAGCCAACTGGCTGGAGACCGGAAAACTTTGAAGAAAAATATCCGGTACATAAAATTGAGAATGTGTACAATTTTGAAAAATATGGTACCCAGAATTCTCAAAAATTAATTTATTGGTCGGTTGCTCAAATGCTAATTACACTTTTATTTGTAACTTATTTATTTGATAATATTGCCAAAATTGGTTTGCCTAATATCTTCGTTTATGGATTTTTTATTCTCATTACGATTTACAGTTATTCTGAATTAATGGATAAAAGTAAATATGCCGTTTTTTGGGAAGGATTCCGCTTTATAATTGCTATTGCGATTATACTGTATTATGGAGATTGGTTTGGATTAAACCAGCTTTTTTCCTTTGCAAATTATATCATTTTAAGCTATTTAAGTTTCTCATTTATAACTACAATTTATTTTGTTATTATCGATTTTAAAACTCTCCCCCCAAGTCCAACAATCAATTTTTAA
- a CDS encoding lysoplasmalogenase: MKHTLFFRIYIAISIIYLLVLLSGNEFLDLYLKPVLIPLLGFAVYAYKRFPSRNTLLTALAFSWIGDVILLFADIAEIYFILGLVSFLISHIIYCTLFNKQDHTQIRNNIVFRVGCIVIVVYLIGMLWVLLPTLGDLKIPVIVYAFVISTMLLFALNGFLTWSKPGNKYVFTGAAVFVISDSILAIDKFHAPIERSAFIIMFTYLLAQYLIVAGILKLNPKKAE; the protein is encoded by the coding sequence ATGAAACACACTTTATTTTTTAGAATTTACATTGCAATTAGTATTATTTATTTACTCGTTCTGCTTTCTGGAAATGAATTTCTGGATTTATATTTAAAACCTGTTTTAATTCCCTTATTGGGATTTGCTGTTTATGCTTATAAAAGATTTCCGTCGCGAAATACACTTTTAACGGCTTTAGCTTTTTCATGGATTGGCGACGTTATTTTATTGTTTGCTGATATTGCCGAAATCTATTTTATTCTTGGATTGGTTTCTTTCTTGATTTCTCACATTATATATTGTACACTTTTCAATAAACAAGATCATACTCAAATCAGGAATAATATTGTTTTTAGAGTTGGATGTATTGTAATTGTTGTTTATTTAATTGGTATGCTTTGGGTTTTATTACCAACTTTGGGCGATCTTAAAATTCCGGTTATTGTTTATGCTTTTGTGATTTCTACCATGCTTTTATTTGCTCTTAATGGCTTTTTAACGTGGTCAAAACCCGGAAACAAATATGTTTTTACAGGTGCGGCAGTTTTTGTAATTTCTGATAGTATTCTGGCTATTGATAAATTTCATGCGCCAATAGAAAGAAGCGCGTTTATTATTATGTTCACTTATCTTTTGGCACAATATCTGATTGTGGCTGGTATATTAAAATTGAATCCGAAAAAGGCAGAATAG
- the prmA gene encoding 50S ribosomal protein L11 methyltransferase: MSNIYLGYHFTIEPKEPGSEILIAELGEKAFETFTETETGISAYVKKDLWDENILDDIYILQSEEFKIEYTVEEIDQVNWNEEWEKNFEAIDVDGKCHVRAPFHLKTDAEFDIVIEPKMSFGTGHHETTHMMIQHLLEMDVEGLKTLDMGCGTAILAILAEMKGAQPIDAIDIDNWCYLNSIENAERNNCKHITVYEGDAALLAGKKYDLIIANINRNILLNDMQSYVDSLNPKGIILFSGFYEQDIPFIDASCTEKGLTYVKKFQRNNWVSLKYVN, encoded by the coding sequence ATGTCGAATATATATTTAGGATATCATTTTACGATTGAACCGAAGGAACCGGGATCAGAAATTTTAATTGCTGAATTGGGCGAAAAAGCGTTTGAAACTTTTACAGAAACAGAAACTGGAATTTCGGCTTATGTAAAGAAAGATTTGTGGGATGAGAATATTCTGGATGACATTTATATTTTACAATCTGAAGAATTTAAAATTGAATACACGGTTGAAGAAATCGATCAGGTAAACTGGAACGAAGAATGGGAAAAGAATTTTGAAGCGATTGATGTTGACGGAAAATGTCATGTTCGCGCTCCTTTTCATCTAAAAACAGATGCCGAATTTGATATTGTAATTGAACCAAAAATGAGTTTTGGAACGGGACATCATGAAACTACACACATGATGATTCAGCATTTATTAGAAATGGATGTTGAGGGTTTAAAAACGTTAGATATGGGTTGCGGAACTGCGATTTTGGCTATTTTGGCCGAAATGAAAGGTGCTCAGCCTATTGATGCCATTGATATTGACAATTGGTGTTATTTAAATTCTATTGAAAATGCTGAACGCAATAATTGCAAACATATTACCGTTTATGAAGGCGATGCAGCATTATTGGCGGGAAAAAAATACGATTTGATTATTGCCAATATCAACCGTAACATTTTGCTAAACGATATGCAAAGTTATGTTGATTCTTTAAACCCAAAAGGTATTATACTTTTTAGTGGTTTTTATGAACAGGATATTCCTTTTATCGATGCTTCATGCACAGAAAAAGGTTTAACTTATGTTAAAAAGTTTCAAAGAAACAACTGGGTTTCATTAAAATACGTAAATTAG
- a CDS encoding porin family protein, whose amino-acid sequence MKKSIIILCTLFLSVTVIAQTKKVKLGVKAGLNIASLTFDESELNSSGKTGFRAGVMVEIPMSKNFSLQPELLYSQQGTKVSFSDQDVTNSNYKSTIKLNYLNIPVMLKYYVIKDLSLQAGPQIGILLKANNKYKDNFLGYENQESFNLKEYSSGIDTSVNFGLGYQFKDKFYTDLRYNLSYSNVFKKGDINHFIDNDMKNRVFQITIGYFFK is encoded by the coding sequence ATGAAAAAATCTATAATAATTTTATGCACACTATTTTTGAGTGTGACTGTTATAGCTCAGACCAAAAAGGTTAAACTGGGAGTAAAAGCAGGTTTAAATATTGCGAGTCTTACTTTTGATGAAAGCGAATTAAATTCATCAGGCAAAACAGGATTTAGAGCAGGAGTTATGGTCGAAATTCCTATGTCGAAAAACTTTTCGCTTCAACCAGAATTGTTGTACAGCCAGCAGGGAACAAAAGTTTCCTTTTCTGATCAGGACGTTACAAATTCAAACTATAAAAGCACCATTAAGCTTAACTATTTAAACATTCCGGTAATGTTAAAATATTACGTAATAAAAGATTTAAGTCTACAAGCCGGACCTCAGATCGGAATACTTTTAAAAGCCAATAATAAATACAAGGATAATTTTTTAGGGTATGAAAATCAGGAAAGTTTTAATTTAAAAGAGTATTCGAGTGGTATAGATACATCAGTAAATTTTGGATTGGGTTATCAATTTAAAGATAAATTTTATACAGATTTGAGATATAACCTTTCTTATTCTAATGTTTTTAAAAAAGGCGATATAAATCATTTTATTGACAATGATATGAAGAACAGAGTTTTTCAAATAACGATTGGTTACTTTTTTAAATAA
- a CDS encoding YiiX family permuted papain-like enzyme: MKKMKYIFLGTTLLISFCCALYVATLVFPNNPFSGAKPQNALFDKIQDGDIIFQTSESKQCEAVRIATNSKFSHCGIIFFINGRQFVFEAVQPVKITLLEDWISHGKDHKYVVKRLKNAEKVLTPTTLQKMKDYGQQFNGKEYDAFFEWTDNRIYCSELVWKIYKTGAGVELCPLQELKDFNLEDKRVQKILKERYGNDIPLDEKVVSPSNLADSNLLKTVIDTY; the protein is encoded by the coding sequence ATGAAAAAAATGAAGTATATCTTTTTAGGAACTACGCTTTTAATTAGCTTTTGCTGCGCTTTGTATGTGGCGACATTGGTGTTTCCTAATAATCCGTTTTCAGGAGCAAAACCTCAAAATGCTTTGTTTGATAAAATTCAGGATGGTGATATTATTTTTCAGACTTCAGAATCTAAGCAATGTGAAGCGGTGAGAATTGCAACAAATTCTAAGTTTTCGCATTGCGGAATTATCTTTTTTATAAATGGCAGGCAATTTGTTTTTGAAGCGGTTCAGCCTGTAAAAATAACACTACTAGAAGATTGGATATCACATGGAAAGGATCATAAATATGTGGTAAAAAGATTGAAAAATGCCGAAAAGGTTTTGACTCCGACGACATTGCAAAAAATGAAAGATTATGGTCAGCAATTTAACGGTAAAGAATATGATGCCTTTTTTGAATGGACGGATAATCGAATCTATTGTTCTGAATTGGTTTGGAAGATATACAAAACCGGAGCTGGTGTAGAATTGTGTCCGCTACAAGAATTGAAGGATTTTAATTTGGAAGACAAAAGAGTACAAAAAATATTAAAGGAAAGGTATGGAAATGATATTCCGCTTGACGAAAAAGTGGTCTCGCCTTCTAACCTCGCCGATTCTAATTTATTAAAAACCGTAATCGATACGTATTAA
- the kdsA gene encoding 3-deoxy-8-phosphooctulonate synthase: MNIQHIPQIKHTDSGNFFLLAGPCAIEGEEMALRIAEKLVGITDKLQIPYVFKGSFKKANRSRIDSFSGIGDEKALKILRKVSETFHIPTVTDIHTNEDADMAAQYVDVLQIPAFLVRQTDLVVAAANTGKVVNLKKGQFMSPESMKHAVQKVLDCHNENVMVTDRGTMFGYQDMIVDFRGIPTMQQYASTVLDVTHSLQQPNQTAGVTGGRPDMIETVAKAGIAVGVDGIFIETHFDPANAKSDGANMLHLDYFEGLMTKLVAIRKTVNSF; this comes from the coding sequence ATGAACATACAACATATTCCACAAATTAAGCATACTGATAGTGGGAATTTCTTTTTATTGGCGGGACCTTGCGCTATCGAAGGAGAAGAAATGGCTCTCAGAATTGCTGAAAAATTAGTTGGTATTACCGACAAACTTCAGATTCCTTATGTCTTTAAAGGATCATTTAAAAAAGCAAATCGTTCCAGAATTGATAGTTTTTCCGGAATTGGAGATGAAAAAGCATTAAAAATTTTAAGAAAAGTTTCAGAAACTTTTCATATTCCAACTGTAACTGATATTCACACAAATGAAGATGCTGATATGGCTGCGCAATATGTAGATGTTTTACAAATTCCGGCTTTTCTTGTTCGCCAGACTGATCTTGTTGTTGCTGCGGCAAACACCGGAAAAGTGGTAAACTTGAAAAAAGGACAATTTATGAGTCCGGAAAGCATGAAACATGCAGTGCAAAAAGTATTAGACTGTCATAATGAGAATGTTATGGTTACAGATCGTGGTACTATGTTTGGTTACCAGGACATGATTGTTGATTTTAGAGGAATTCCAACTATGCAACAATATGCCTCTACGGTTCTTGATGTAACGCACTCGTTGCAACAGCCTAACCAAACTGCCGGTGTTACGGGCGGAAGACCTGATATGATTGAAACTGTTGCCAAAGCGGGTATTGCTGTGGGTGTTGACGGTATTTTTATCGAAACTCATTTTGACCCTGCAAACGCAAAAAGTGATGGCGCTAATATGCTGCATTTAGACTATTTTGAAGGTTTAATGACTAAGTTGGTTGCTATTAGAAAAACAGTTAATTCATTCTAA
- a CDS encoding ATP-dependent Clp protease adaptor ClpS: protein MSTKEKVRERVREKEATAFNNEIIVYNDDVNTFDHVIETLMRVCSHTPEQAEQCSLIVHYNGKCTVKTGPMDKLKPQCTQLLEAGLSAEIV, encoded by the coding sequence ATGAGTACTAAAGAAAAAGTAAGAGAAAGAGTTCGCGAAAAGGAAGCGACGGCTTTTAATAATGAAATCATTGTGTATAACGACGATGTAAACACTTTTGATCACGTTATTGAAACTTTAATGCGTGTTTGTAGTCATACGCCTGAACAAGCAGAACAATGTTCCTTAATTGTACATTACAACGGAAAATGCACAGTAAAAACTGGTCCAATGGACAAACTTAAACCACAATGTACACAACTTTTAGAAGCCGGACTAAGCGCTGAGATTGTTTAA
- a CDS encoding helix-turn-helix domain-containing protein has translation MSTETKPKHIGRNISRIRELKGMKQEALAMAIGLSQQSVSNIEGSENVDEEKLLEIANALGITTEAIKNFSEENMISYFNTFNESHGNYFGSHNNTCTFNPLDKVVELYERLVQAEKDKVEYLERVLKDK, from the coding sequence ATGAGCACAGAAACAAAACCAAAACATATTGGCAGAAATATTAGCCGAATCAGAGAGTTAAAAGGCATGAAACAAGAAGCACTTGCTATGGCAATTGGTCTAAGTCAGCAGTCTGTTTCTAACATTGAAGGAAGCGAAAATGTTGATGAAGAAAAACTTCTGGAAATTGCAAATGCTCTAGGTATAACTACAGAAGCAATAAAGAATTTTTCAGAAGAAAATATGATCAGCTATTTTAATACCTTCAACGAAAGTCATGGTAATTATTTTGGAAGCCACAACAATACTTGCACATTTAATCCTCTTGATAAAGTAGTTGAACTTTACGAACGTTTAGTTCAGGCTGAAAAAGATAAAGTAGAATATTTAGAAAGAGTATTGAAAGATAAATAG
- a CDS encoding 2-dehydro-3-deoxyphosphooctonate aldolase, translated as MKKIALFIVLLITATSCISTKSTLKNVDDNAPDLVLKKDNTFVITLFSNDKKYGYDPDYPVNIFFRNTRDEALNETRFLNALAGPNGEKITYLRLETCCPFPTKRSDMGAGFLNVYELKWEGQKKPIKLYLNIYEKGILMVPMGLSLKKE; from the coding sequence ATGAAAAAAATAGCGCTTTTTATCGTTTTACTAATTACTGCAACTTCGTGTATAAGTACTAAATCGACTTTGAAAAATGTTGATGATAATGCTCCGGATTTAGTTTTAAAAAAAGACAATACATTTGTAATTACGCTTTTTAGCAACGATAAAAAATATGGCTACGATCCTGATTATCCGGTAAATATTTTTTTTAGAAATACAAGAGATGAAGCTTTAAACGAAACTCGTTTTTTAAATGCTTTAGCCGGACCAAACGGTGAAAAAATCACCTATTTAAGATTAGAAACCTGTTGCCCTTTCCCAACTAAACGAAGCGATATGGGAGCCGGATTCCTGAATGTTTATGAACTAAAATGGGAAGGTCAAAAAAAGCCAATTAAACTTTATTTGAATATTTATGAAAAAGGAATTTTAATGGTTCCAATGGGATTGAGTTTGAAGAAGGAGTAG
- a CDS encoding BT_3928 family protein — translation MKNIITQFSRLFVGVLFIISGLIKLNDPVGFSYKLAEYFSEPVFNMPFLEPLALGLAIFLVILEVVLGVMLLVGYKSKLTIWALLLLIVFFTFLTFYSAYFDVVKDCGCFGDALHLTPWQSFTKDIVLLFFILILFINKKLVKPLFSNTVTNIITLIALILCVVMAVWVLNHNPIKDFRPFKVGSNIEKGMEIPEGAPKSVVEMVFIYKVKGVDKEFTEKDLMNIPEGATFVDRKDKVITEGYVPPIHDFSMTKDDSDYKEELLKEPKLLIFVTYDLALSNPDGMKKLEDLNKEAKSKGYKVIAMTASGAEEIAKAKKQYGLDVDFYFCDATTLKTIERANPSIVVLHNGTVMQKVHYNDIDDLKLSDVAYGL, via the coding sequence ATGAAAAACATTATTACTCAATTTTCCCGATTATTTGTCGGTGTATTATTTATCATTTCAGGATTAATTAAACTGAATGATCCTGTTGGTTTCTCTTATAAACTGGCTGAATATTTTAGCGAACCGGTTTTTAATATGCCATTTTTAGAGCCTTTGGCTTTAGGTTTAGCCATCTTTTTAGTAATTCTGGAAGTCGTTTTGGGAGTAATGTTATTAGTTGGTTACAAATCAAAATTGACGATTTGGGCTTTATTGCTTTTAATTGTTTTCTTTACATTCCTTACCTTCTACTCTGCTTATTTTGATGTAGTTAAAGATTGCGGATGTTTTGGAGACGCTTTGCATTTAACGCCTTGGCAATCCTTTACAAAAGATATTGTTTTACTTTTCTTTATTCTGATTCTATTCATCAATAAAAAACTGGTAAAACCTTTATTCTCCAATACTGTTACCAATATTATCACGCTAATTGCTTTAATTTTATGTGTTGTTATGGCAGTTTGGGTTTTAAATCATAATCCTATAAAAGATTTCCGTCCGTTTAAAGTCGGAAGCAATATCGAGAAAGGAATGGAAATTCCGGAAGGCGCTCCAAAATCTGTAGTTGAAATGGTTTTTATCTATAAAGTAAAAGGCGTTGATAAGGAATTTACGGAGAAAGATTTAATGAATATTCCTGAAGGCGCGACTTTTGTTGACAGAAAAGATAAAGTAATCACGGAAGGTTATGTTCCGCCAATTCACGATTTTTCGATGACAAAAGATGATTCTGATTACAAGGAAGAATTATTGAAAGAGCCAAAATTACTAATTTTTGTAACGTACGATTTAGCATTATCAAATCCTGACGGAATGAAAAAGTTAGAAGATTTAAATAAAGAAGCGAAATCAAAAGGATATAAAGTAATTGCAATGACGGCTTCCGGAGCTGAAGAAATTGCAAAAGCTAAAAAACAATATGGTTTAGATGTCGATTTCTATTTCTGCGATGCGACGACTTTAAAAACAATCGAAAGAGCAAATCCAAGTATCGTTGTTTTACATAACGGAACCGTAATGCAAAAAGTTCATTATAACGACATTGATGATTTGAAGTTATCTGATGTTGCGTATGGTCTTTAA
- a CDS encoding TlpA family protein disulfide reductase, translating to MKQIALIVIAFITFSCSQAQKTSFSKEALSEKLLTIDGGQTSFKNILKKYKGKTLIIEVWASWCGDCVKAMPKLKELQANNPDVSYLFLSADKTAEKWKIGIEKHELKGDHFMMNDGMKGVFGKAIDLDWIPRYIIVDKTGKIALYRAIETDFDKINETLKSLK from the coding sequence ATGAAACAAATAGCTTTAATCGTTATTGCATTTATTACTTTTTCATGCTCACAAGCTCAGAAAACAAGTTTTTCTAAAGAAGCATTGTCTGAAAAATTATTAACTATTGATGGAGGTCAGACTTCTTTCAAAAATATTTTAAAAAAATACAAAGGAAAAACTTTGATTATCGAAGTTTGGGCTTCCTGGTGTGGTGATTGCGTAAAAGCAATGCCAAAACTAAAAGAGTTACAAGCCAATAATCCTGATGTTTCCTACTTATTCCTTTCTGCTGATAAAACGGCTGAAAAATGGAAAATCGGAATTGAAAAACACGAATTAAAAGGCGATCATTTTATGATGAACGATGGTATGAAAGGTGTTTTTGGAAAAGCAATTGATTTAGACTGGATTCCGAGATATATTATCGTTGATAAAACAGGTAAAATCGCATTATACCGCGCTATTGAAACTGATTTTGATAAAATCAATGAAACTTTAAAAAGCTTGAAATAA
- the tpiA gene encoding triose-phosphate isomerase: MRKKIVAGNWKMHKNAAQTEELLNELITKIPAQTTAQVIVAPTFVNLQAAVAKVKNTTIGVAAQNVHQAEGGAFTGEISADMLTSIGVNTVILGHSERRAIFHETDALIANKVDTALKHDLTVIFCFGEELKDRQSGNHFNIVENQLRDGIFHIAKESWSKVVLAYEPVWAIGTGETASPEQAQEMHEFIRETIRKAFGADIADEVSILYGGSVKPDNAKEIFGKPDVDGGLIGGAALKADDFLAIVTAI, encoded by the coding sequence ATGAGAAAAAAGATTGTTGCAGGAAACTGGAAAATGCATAAAAACGCAGCACAAACTGAAGAATTATTAAACGAATTAATTACTAAAATACCGGCTCAAACTACTGCTCAGGTTATTGTAGCTCCAACATTTGTAAATTTACAGGCGGCAGTTGCTAAAGTAAAAAACACTACAATTGGTGTTGCTGCTCAAAACGTTCACCAAGCTGAAGGTGGCGCTTTTACAGGAGAAATTTCTGCAGATATGTTAACTAGTATTGGTGTAAACACGGTAATTCTTGGTCACTCTGAGCGTAGAGCTATTTTTCACGAAACTGATGCTTTAATCGCCAATAAAGTTGATACAGCTTTGAAACATGATTTGACTGTAATTTTCTGTTTTGGAGAAGAATTAAAAGATCGTCAATCCGGAAATCATTTTAATATTGTTGAGAACCAATTACGTGACGGAATTTTTCATATTGCAAAAGAATCATGGTCTAAAGTTGTTTTAGCTTATGAGCCTGTTTGGGCAATTGGAACGGGTGAAACTGCTTCACCGGAACAAGCTCAGGAAATGCACGAATTTATCAGAGAAACAATCCGTAAAGCTTTTGGAGCTGATATCGCTGATGAAGTTTCTATTTTATACGGTGGTTCTGTAAAACCGGATAATGCTAAAGAAATCTTTGGTAAACCAGACGTAGACGGTGGTTTAATTGGTGGTGCAGCCTTAAAAGCTGATGACTTTTTAGCTATTGTAACTGCAATTTAA
- a CDS encoding YqiA/YcfP family alpha/beta fold hydrolase, translating into MKQFQKLSVTFLFTVLSVFICFSQEKTSNKDQRYIFFLHNKFIEENALDVAHPEYGKAEYNEIVASYKKDNFIVFSEIRSKNTNAAKYAEKVVKQIKKLIKQGISPNKITVIGTSKGGYIAQYVSTYLANPDVNFVFIGCFRDSDIKEIPEINYCGNILTIYEESDIFGVDASKRKETSKLKINHFKQIELHTNLKHGFLFKALNAWIAPSKKWANGDYDLN; encoded by the coding sequence ATGAAACAATTTCAAAAATTATCCGTTACTTTTTTATTTACTGTGCTTTCTGTTTTTATATGTTTTAGCCAGGAAAAGACATCAAATAAAGATCAACGTTATATCTTCTTTCTGCACAATAAATTCATCGAAGAAAACGCTTTAGATGTTGCACATCCTGAATACGGAAAGGCAGAATATAATGAAATAGTAGCTTCTTATAAAAAAGATAATTTTATTGTTTTTAGTGAAATCAGATCGAAGAATACAAACGCGGCAAAATATGCCGAAAAGGTTGTGAAGCAAATTAAAAAGCTTATCAAACAAGGTATTTCTCCAAATAAAATTACAGTAATCGGAACTTCAAAAGGCGGATATATTGCACAATATGTTTCTACTTATCTGGCAAATCCCGATGTAAATTTTGTTTTTATTGGATGTTTCCGAGACTCAGATATTAAGGAAATTCCGGAGATTAATTACTGTGGAAACATATTAACGATTTATGAAGAATCTGATATTTTTGGTGTTGATGCCAGTAAACGAAAAGAAACTTCAAAACTAAAAATAAATCATTTCAAACAAATCGAATTACATACTAATCTTAAACATGGCTTTTTATTCAAAGCTTTAAATGCATGGATTGCTCCGAGTAAAAAATGGGCAAATGGTGATTATGATTTGAATTAA